GACTCCGACTGCTCAACTTCGACACCTCTCTACTCTTTACCTTTTTGGTACTCTATAAAACGAGACTCCGATCCGAAGTTTTTGGCTGATGCAACGTGGAAAGCTGCAAACCAAGTTGCTGAAAAAAGCATCACATCTCTCTGCTTTAGATCTGATGCATAAACCAACAATCGCTTGCTTGATTCCGTGTAACTCATGTTCTGTTTTAACACCAAACATTCGGTGAGTGTTAGGTGCCAGACCCACATGGTAGGCCCATGACACTTTCTAGAACCAAACAAATAACAACAACTGTGATCTAACCCATGATTTTCTCCGAATTACTTGAGTTTTGTCCTTGGCGGCGGATGGTTACATACGTCATGCACTATGTGAGCAAGTGTATTTGGAGCAGACAACTTCGGATATCTTAGCGAATCAAGCTGCTGATCTTTTCGTCAAGCAAGGTGCAAGTGGACCTACTCAGTAATACTCTGGTTgcaaattttccaaaaaataaatccgAGGCTCTTTGAAAAAATTGCTCTGGCAAGGTTTGTAGATGATTTTGAGATGCACTTGGATATGGTTTTGTAAACTTTCCAGTCTGGTTGGTCAGAAGTGCGTGGTGCCAAATTTAGGTTTGAATTGCTGCTACTTGTGGCAAGGTGTACTcattttttagttaaattttatcTCGTTAGTTTTGGGCTTTATGATATTTTCATCATGGCCATCAAGACGATGGGATCTGTACTCATGGTATTCAACAATTGTAAGcgagttcaacaaaataataatgaggTGCAACTGCAGACGTGCcgttctctttctttctttcttttttccgtTTAAAAGAAACGAAAATATATGGATATATGTTAATAGAACTACAAAGAGCCTATTGCATATACAATTACATGCTTTTTAGTAGGAAGGATCCGGGTCCTTAGAATCCCATGCTCAAATTCTAGGGTCTGAATTACACAGATTAACCAAATGCTATAAAGCCAAGACATTGTGGCTTTCCAAATTCTTAGCCCAAGAATTATAGGATATCtccatcctaacatgaaaacaAATGTGTTACTAGTTCTTATGATCTGTTTAAGCATTAAGAATTGTATTTTTCACAATAACTAGTCTCTGGGATGTGGAAGCTCTGCCCTTTGCAGGCCTTTTCTTCTGCTTCTCATCCTAATGCCCTGTATCTGCTCTGTTGCAAATGAAGGTTTTATTCTGCTTGGCTCGGAAATAAGAGAATACCAACAGTTAGACTAAAATGTAGGATATTGTTACAAATCTGGGGATGTGTAAAGAACGTCGAAGTCGGTGAGAGTCCATTCTGCTATTTCTTCTTTGTCACTAACAAAAATTTCAGTACCCATATCTATAGATGTCCATATTCTTCTGGCAGGAGGGGTACCAGGATCCTGCAACAggagaataaaaatgaaaaatgaaaaaaaaaagaaaaagaaaatgcatcAACCACTAACAGTATAGATTCAATATCCTAAGATTGGTAAATGATCACTAACCTGATAAAAGTAAAGTCTACTAGATAACCCACCAACATCAAGCACCCATGTTCTAGCATCACCAACCCAACCATCCCCTTGTTTGGTCGGATAGCCATACTCATCCCAAATGGGGTGAGGTAGCAACTGAACAAGCTCTTGCGCCTGTGGATTGCTGTAAGGATCACAAGTGCTCACAGGTTGCTCCAAATGTTGAGCATTACCTGGAGCACAGTAGTAATGATAAGCTCCATAAGGGAAGTGTACAGTATCGTTCCTGTAGATCTTTTTGTTGTTTGGAGTAATATGATATGGTGGGCAATTGCCCACACTATTGGGGCTGCACCAAGCTTGAGTGTCAGGATTGATGATCATCTCGCTGTATCTAGTTACATCCGTGAGCACATCTCCATCGCAAGGATTTCCATTGTTCTTCCAACAGCTACCAATATCAATTAGGTAGAACTGGCTCTTGGGCCCTCCTCCTTGCTTGACATCCAAAGTCACCCTGACCTTAAAATTAGGCGACTCTGGTAGCTGAAAGACAACTGAAATTGTCATTTGCAGAATGAAAGGAGCACCGGGAAGACAACATGATGAACCATTTTTATAGGCAATCAAGAAAAAAACGAAAGCTGTACTCAGAACTGCCAATATCAACTCTGGTTTGTATAACCCAAGTGTCAACTTGTTGCAAGGTGACgttgaattataaaataatttagtctCCAACAAATAGCAAGGGTCAACAGGTCCAACACAAATAATGACACActctaaatataattatatagttttaaatTCCTTTGGGGTGTTATTTCAAGTTTATAGAGTATTCCTATTAAATTCTTTTTGGCCCTCTCTCTTGATTTCTTGGGGGTAAACCTACGACCTCCTAATGTTTCAATCTTTAATAAGAATTATGTTGCCTTGTGTTACTGGATCTTATTCACTGTCTTCAGTCTCTGTACCAGATAAACCAGGTCCAGTACAAAGTTTAAACTACAACTTAAGGACAACTGTCTGATTGACCCTGGTTGGGtttggatttttaattttttattcacataattcaagtaattaatctatttaatgtATTGAGGTCAAAAGCACAAAAGATTAAATACTTATGCTTCGCCCTAACTACAAAGTAATACGCAATATGAATCAAATTGATAAACAATGCAGAACGTAACTAGGAATCCAAGTAGGGTGTCTCTTGTTACTGCTCCAAATGATTGATCTTAGTAAAAAGCAAGGAAAGCAAATCTCTAGCTAAATTTCATCATTGAGAAAAGACACAATTTCCTATCTACTTGATTAGAATAGTATAGATTCCAAAATATTACAGTGGACACGAAAACTGAAGAATGGATCAATGATAGAAAGAAAACTGATTCCAAAGAGCTTATACTTACTGATTTGAGCATTCCTCTTGTGTCATAATGGTATCCTCCAGAGAATCCCTTGGTTGCATCAGCCCGGAGGTACAGCATCAGCCATGGGTACTTCTTTGAGGTTTTGAGCTTATGACTGAATACCCAACTCCCGTCACCAACTTTCTTCTCCCAAACCACCTCAAAGAAAGAGATCCCATCAAGTTCACTCCTAATATCAGAACCTAAGTCATACGTTCCATTGAAACTTCCTCTCATTGTATCACCACCTAAGAAATG
This genomic window from Carya illinoinensis cultivar Pawnee chromosome 7, C.illinoinensisPawnee_v1, whole genome shotgun sequence contains:
- the LOC122317505 gene encoding uncharacterized protein LOC122317505; translation: MAMLLQMYKLFIWVTLLGINVSDARGKQYISAVGDPGMRRDELRLAFEAWNFCNEVGEEAPGMGSPRAADCFDVSSFSLRHRVNETDNKLGVGNPFPGLGPEAENNADLFAAQKQLYLGSLCQVADTPNPWQFWMIMLKNGNFDTKSGLCPENGKKVPPFSSGRFPCFGKGCMNQPILYHELTHFLGGDTMRGSFNGTYDLGSDIRSELDGISFFEVVWEKKVGDGSWVFSHKLKTSKKYPWLMLYLRADATKGFSGGYHYDTRGMLKSLPESPNFKVRVTLDVKQGGGPKSQFYLIDIGSCWKNNGNPCDGDVLTDVTRYSEMIINPDTQAWCSPNSVGNCPPYHITPNNKKIYRNDTVHFPYGAYHYYCAPGNAQHLEQPVSTCDPYSNPQAQELVQLLPHPIWDEYGYPTKQGDGWVGDARTWVLDVGGLSSRLYFYQDPGTPPARRIWTSIDMGTEIFVSDKEEIAEWTLTDFDVLYTSPDL